GTCCACCAGGTGCAGGGTGGCAAGGTCGCCGTACTGGAGGCGGCGGAAGATCTCCAGGCTGCCGTCCTGCGTCAGGCGCACCTTGGGCGAGAGGGGCATGGACTCGCGGTAGGCGCGGTAGGCGTTGCGGCGGCGTTGGGCGAAGTTCGGCGCGTCGGCGTCGTCCTCGGGCACGAGGCCGGCGTAGTTGTTGTCCACTTCGTGATCGTCCCAGGTCACGACGAAGGGGTAGGCGGCGTGGGCGTCCTGCAGGTGGGGGTCGAGGCGGTAGAGGGCGTAGCGGTTGCGGTAATCCGTGAGGCTGTACAGCTCGCCACCGAGGTGGCGGCGGGCGATGGGGGCGCGGGGATCGGCGGCGTCCTCGTAGATGTAGTCGCCCACGTGGAGGACGAAGTCGAGATCGTCGCGCGCCACCATGTCGCGGTAGGCGGCGAAGTAGCCGTCCTGGTAGTTCTGGCAGGACGCGAGGGCGAAGCGCAGGTGATCGACGCGCGTGCCTGGTGCCGGGAAGGTACGAGTACGCCCGACGCGGCTGTGTTCGCCGAGGGCGCTGAAACGGTAGTAGTACCAGCGGTCGGCGGCGAGACCGCTGACGGCCACGTTGATCGCGTGGCCGGCGCTCGGATGCGCGGTGGCGAGGCCTACGCTGATCACGTCGATCATCTCGGGATCGCTGGCCACTTCCCACAAGACGTCTACGGGGTTGTCGCCCATGCCGCCGCCGTCGAGGGGTTGGGGCGCGAGGCGCGTCCACAGGGTGAAGCCGTCGGCGTGGGGGTCGCCGGAGGCAACGCCCAGGGTGAACAAGCCCGATTGGCTGGTGCTTTGAGCGGACCAGCCGGAGCCCGACAGGCTCGGCAGGACCAAGGCGGAGCTCAACGCGCCGCCGAGGCTGCGCACGAAGGTGCGGCGAGCAGAGGAGACTGGGGTGCGGGCTTCGGTAGCGGGGCGGGCGTGGCGCGGTGCGCGCTTATCGTCCTGCGTGGGGGCCATGGGGGGTGGCGCCTGTTCTCCGTCGCGTTGAGCAATCCCGGCGTTCGGCGGCGCACATGAAACCGTCTGCGTGTTACTGGGAGTTAAAGGGTTTGTGAAGGATTCTTTAAGGTGCGCGTGAATGTGCGCTAGATCGGGTGCTATGGCCCCAGCAATCGTGTGCAGGAGCGCCGTGGCCGCGCGTGGTGGCGGATAGGAGACAAGGTCAACGGCAGGCGGCGCGGTAGGTCGGGCGTGCTCGAATCATGTCAAATGGACCTGGGTGACCCGCATTGCGCGGGTGGACATGGCGCCAGGGAACGGGTACTACACGGGCCGATGACGCCCATGCGCCTCATAGGGATGCCGAATGCCGTGAACATCGCCCGTACTCTTCTGTTGTGTCTCTCGAGTGTCGTCGCGTGCACCGTCGATGCGGCGGAGTCGCCCGCCGGCGGCGGTGTGCCGCTCACCTTCGACGAGCCCGCCGTGGAACTGGCGGAACTCATGGGCCAGTTGCAGCTCTACGCGCACAAGCTGACCCTGTCGGTAGACGCCCACAACGCGCCCCTCGCGCGCTTCTACCTGGAGGAGGCGACGCACCTCATGACCCAGATGCAGGCGCTCACGCCCGAGTACGAGGGCATCCCCGTCGCCCTGTACCTCGACCGCATGGGCCTACCGGCAGCTGACGCGCTAGCCGAGGCCTTGCCAGCGGAGGCGGTGGACGTGGCGTGGACGGCGATCGACCAGGCCACCGACGCCTTCATCGACGCCTGCAACCGCTGCCACGCCGCCAGCCAGCACGGGTTCATCCGCATCAAGCGCCACGCGGACAACCCCTTCCTCCAAGACTTCTCCCCGGAATGAGCCGTCATGCCCACGCCTAAGTTCGCCCTCGCCCTCGCTGCCATCGGCGTACCGTTCACCCACGCGGGCGCGGCCACCGTCGCCCTGGTCGAGAGCCTCGATGCGGTGCCGACGGACGCGCGCGAGGCCCGCGCTACGGCCTCGGCGCTCGGCGTGGTGGTGGAGGCGGACGGGTTCCTCGTCACCACCTACAAGCACCTGGTCGACCCCGCCACGGGGGCGCTGCGACCGGCTTTCCGGGTGACGGTGGACGTGGACGGCAACCCGCGCATGTACCGGGCGCGCATCATCGGCGTGGAGCCGACCCTCGATTTCGCGGTGCTCAAGGTGGACGACGCGGAGGGCCTGGTGCCGGCGGAGTTGGTTACCAAGAGTGGCCTCGAGGTGGGGCAGGCCATCTACGCCATGGGCGATGCGACGGCCAAGGAGGGCGAGCGGGTGCTCGGGCGCCTGATCTCCCTCAACAGCATCGAGTGTTACCAGGAGTCGCTGACCCAGGCGATGTTCGCCGCCGAGATGGTGGATCCCGACGCGGCGGTCGGCAGCCCCGTGTTCGACAAGTCGGGCCAGGTGATCGCCCTCTACACGGGCTACGAGCCGCCCCACGACCCGAACAACCCGGACGAGGCGCTGGACGATGAGTCCGAAGTCCACCTGCTGCCGGTGCACCTGATCAACAACATCTACGAGAGCCTGAAGTCGCGCAAGAGCCTTGCCTCGCCCTGGACCGGCTTCTCCGTGCGCGGCCTCAACGCCGAGGAGCAGGCGCGCTTCCCCGCGGTGGGTGGACGCTTCGCAGGGGGCATCGCCCTGGACTTCGTCTGGCCCGACAGCCCGGCCGCCGAGATGGGCCTGCTCGAGGGGGACATCCTGCTCCAGTTCGCCTATCACCCCACGCCGTCGCCGGCGGAGTTCCAGAAGTGGCTCTACATGTACGGGGTGGGGCACAAGGTGAAGATGTACGTGTTGCGCGGGGATCAGCCGCTCGCCTTCCAGTACACGATCGAACAGCGCCCCGAGTGGGCGTTGCCGAAGTGATCGCCTAATCGATCTATGACCCTGCTGCTATCGATAGCTTGCGCCGCTGACACCTCGCACCGACACGTGACGGTCTTCCAACTGACATATCACCGTCACGCAAGCCCAATACCCTTACCGCGGTTCTGATAGCGCAAAACAGTCCGGGACCCCACCCGGGCGTACGCGGGGGCAAACTGACGTGATCGATTCCAACCTGGTTCGCAGCCTGACGGCGGCGGCGTTGCTCTGCTCGGGCGTGACCGCTCAAGGCGGCTTCATCGACGCTCTCTCCAGCCTGACCCTCACCGACGTGACGACCAGCGGGTCGGCCACGATCGAGTTCGACGGCGCGTTCTACACGGGCGCCGCCATCGTCAACGACACGAGCGGCCTGGCCGATTTCGACTTCTTCTTCGGCGCCACGCCCGATTCGGCCCTCGCCACCTTCGGCGCTAACACGGCCTTCGCCAGCGCTGACGAGGACGGTAGCGACGCCACCGCGATCGTGGGCGATAGCGGCGACGCATTGGCCAGCGGCGCCGCCGAACTCGACTTTACCGTCGACGGCACGGGCGAGGTCACCCTCACCTTCGCGGCGATCCTGAGCGCGACCTTCGTCGATGCAGGCCCCGACGCCTACGCCCAGGCCTCGGCCGTCGTCTACGACGTGTTCGGCGGCCTCGAGGAGCTGTTCCTCTTCGCCGACGGCACGAGCGACGCCACCACCGCCATGCTCACCCTCACGTTGGATGTCGACGGCCTCGCCTTCGGCTTCCTCGGCATCGAAACCGGTGCCTTCGCCGACACGGGGGTCGCCGCCGTGGTGCCCTTGCCCGCTGCGGGGTGGCTTTTCCTCGGTGGACTGGCCGGCCTCACGGGCTTGCGCCGACGTCGCTGCGCCTGAGTGCACCGCGGAGCGCTCGCCAGCCAGGCGCGGCGCTCCGTACCGAATACCAAACGCCAAGCTAATAACGATCTTCGGGTGAACCTTCCCATGCTCAAGAAGAACGCTCTCGCCGCTCGCGTGCTGCTCGCAGCCGCAGCCGGCACGGTCGCCGCAGGCGCCTTCGCCTTCGAGACCACCAGCCCATCCTCCACGGTGGCGCCTTACCTCGAGACGCACCTGCCCAACGTGCTCCTCGAGTCCATCCTCACGGTCGATGACCTCGACATCCCCAAGACCGGCGGCGGCATGACCCGCCTGGTCGGCATTCCCGACGGCATCGGCGCCATCGACGGCGACGAGCTGGGGGAGCCCGGGTTCTTCTATCTCATCGTCAACCACGAGCTGAACTCTTCGCAGGGCATCGCCCGCGATCATGGCAATGGCGGAGCGTTCGTCTCCCTCTGGAAGGTGGACAAGAACACCTTCGAAGTGGTGGAAGGCGACGACCTCATCAAGCAGGTGTTCGACTGGGACGAAGGCTCCCAGAGCTTCAACCT
The window above is part of the Pseudomonadota bacterium genome. Proteins encoded here:
- a CDS encoding S1C family serine protease, producing the protein MPTPKFALALAAIGVPFTHAGAATVALVESLDAVPTDAREARATASALGVVVEADGFLVTTYKHLVDPATGALRPAFRVTVDVDGNPRMYRARIIGVEPTLDFAVLKVDDAEGLVPAELVTKSGLEVGQAIYAMGDATAKEGERVLGRLISLNSIECYQESLTQAMFAAEMVDPDAAVGSPVFDKSGQVIALYTGYEPPHDPNNPDEALDDESEVHLLPVHLINNIYESLKSRKSLASPWTGFSVRGLNAEEQARFPAVGGRFAGGIALDFVWPDSPAAEMGLLEGDILLQFAYHPTPSPAEFQKWLYMYGVGHKVKMYVLRGDQPLAFQYTIEQRPEWALPK
- a CDS encoding VPLPA-CTERM sorting domain-containing protein — protein: MIDSNLVRSLTAAALLCSGVTAQGGFIDALSSLTLTDVTTSGSATIEFDGAFYTGAAIVNDTSGLADFDFFFGATPDSALATFGANTAFASADEDGSDATAIVGDSGDALASGAAELDFTVDGTGEVTLTFAAILSATFVDAGPDAYAQASAVVYDVFGGLEELFLFADGTSDATTAMLTLTLDVDGLAFGFLGIETGAFADTGVAAVVPLPAAGWLFLGGLAGLTGLRRRRCA
- a CDS encoding alkaline phosphatase D family protein; this encodes MAPTQDDKRAPRHARPATEARTPVSSARRTFVRSLGGALSSALVLPSLSGSGWSAQSTSQSGLFTLGVASGDPHADGFTLWTRLAPQPLDGGGMGDNPVDVLWEVASDPEMIDVISVGLATAHPSAGHAINVAVSGLAADRWYYYRFSALGEHSRVGRTRTFPAPGTRVDHLRFALASCQNYQDGYFAAYRDMVARDDLDFVLHVGDYIYEDAADPRAPIARRHLGGELYSLTDYRNRYALYRLDPHLQDAHAAYPFVVTWDDHEVDNNYAGLVPEDDADAPNFAQRRRNAYRAYRESMPLSPKVRLTQDGSLEIFRRLQYGDLATLHLVD